The following nucleotide sequence is from Gymnodinialimonas sp. 202GB13-11.
GCATCGACGTGATCGTGGGCGGCCATTCGCACACGCTGTTCAGCGCCAGTGATCCGGGCCGCGAGCAGCCCTATCCGCTGTGGATTTCGAACCCGGAGGGCACGATGGTGCCGATCGTGCAGGCCTATGCCTATTCGAAATATGTCGGCCATCTTGAGGTGACCTTCGACGATGCGGGCGATGTGATCTTCGCACAGGGTGACACGATGCTGTTGGACGCGTCGGTGACGCCGGATCCGGACATCGCGGCCCGTGTGGGTGAATTGGCGGAGCCCATTGAAGAAGCGATGAGCGAGATCGTGGGGGAGACCGCCGATTTCATCGAGGGTGACCGTTCGGTCTGCCGGGTTGAGGAATGCCCAATGGGCAACCTTGTGGCCGATGCCATGCTGGAGCGTGTGGCCGACCAGGGTGTGACGATCGCGATCCAGAACGGCGGCGGTTTGCGCGCCTCCATCGACGGGGGTGAGGTCAGCATGGGTGAAGTGCTGACGGTTCTGCCGTTCCAGAACACGCTGGCGACGTTCCAGTTGACCGGTGCCGGTGTCATCGCGGCGCTTGAGAATGGTGTGAGCGAGGTCGAGGAAGTGGCGGGTCGTTTCCCGCAAGTCTCGGGCATGCGCTATACGTGGGACCCCGCCGGTGAGCCGGGCAGCCGCATCGTTTCGGTGGAAGTCGCCGATGGTGATGGCTTCGTCGAGATCGATCCGGAGGCCGTCTACAGTGTCGTGTCCAACAATTACATGCGCGGTGGCGGGGACGGCTACGATGTCTTCGAGAACGAGGCCACGAACGTCTATGATTTCGGCCCCGGTCTGGAAGAGGTCGTGGCGACGTATCTAGGTGAGAATTCGCCCTATGCGCCGTACACGGATGGGCGCATCACCCAAGCGGAGTAATTCGCTAACCGCCTGAATTTTAGGCAAATTGAGCCGGCCTCGTGTGAACGGGGCCGGTTTTTTGCTGCTATGCAGAAACTGCAAGGCGGGTTTCGAAAAAGGGCGTCTGGTGCATTTCGTTAGCGCTCACATATTGGGGTCACGAGAGACGAAATTCACACGAGCCAATAAGGAGCTGTACCATGGCCTCGATCCTCAACACGATCCGCACTGCCGCCCAAAAGCGTGCAGCCTACAACCGCACCGTTTCCGAGATTTCGGCCATGCCGACGGAACTGGCTGTCGAAGACCTGGGCATCTTCCCGGGTGACGCACACAAGATCGCTTACGCCACCGTTTACGGGCGCTAAGCCAAGGGGTTAGGCTCGGCCCATGTGCGGCCGTATGACCATGACCCATCCCACAGACGCCATGGCGCAGCTGTTTGAGGCTGCGCCAGCGAATGATCTACCCGAACCGCCCACGTATAATCTGTGCCCGACACAGAGCGTGGGCGTTGTCGTATCTGGGGACGGGCGTAGTTACAGGCCGATGCGGTGGGGGTTCTTGCCGCATTGGTACAAGGCGATGAATGGCGGGCCGCTTTTGATCAACGCGCGGGCCGAGACGATTGCCGAGAAGCCTGCCTTCAAAGCGGCGGTGCGCGAACGGCGCTGTTTGATTGCCGCGACGGGCTTTTATGAATGGACCAAGGATGAAGAGGGAAACCGGCTGCCGTGGTATTTCTCACGCCCCGGCGGCGAGCCGATGGTCTTCGCGGGTATCTGGCAGATGTGGGGGAAGGACGACCCGGTGCCGACCTGCGCGATTGTGACGACTGGTGCGGGTGAGTGGATGGCCGAGACGCATCATCGGGAGCCGGTGGTTTTGGCGGAAGACGATTGGGCGACCTGGCTGGGAGAGAGTGGCGAGAAGGCCGCGCCTCTGATGCGGTCTTCGCCCGGGGGTTATTACCAGCGCTGGCGTGTGGACCGGGCGGTGAACTCGAACCGGGCGAGCGGGCCGGACTTGATCGAACCGATTTGAGTCCATTATTGCGCCCCTTTGGGGCGCGATGGGGGCGCTGCCCCCAAACCCCTGAGATATTTTTGGCACATGGAAGACAGGGCGCGAGTTGGACGTGTCAGCGCGCGGTGGCGAAGAGGGCCTCTGTGTCCAGGTGTTGGCGCAAGTGGTCGGCGAGCGCGTCGAGGGTGGATTCGACGGATTGATCGTAGTTTGCCGTGCTGGAGGTGTTGAATTGGGCCAGCCAGGCGGCGCGGAACGTGTCGTCGCGGAAGAGGCCGTGGAGGTAGCTGGCGGTGATCTGGCCGGAGGGGCTGCGCGCGCCTTCCGGCTGGCCGGAGATATGGGCGAAGGGGCGTGCGCGGTCGGGGCCTTTGGTTTCGCCGATATGAATCTCGTAGCCGCGGACGGGCAGGTTGGTGCCGGCGTAGGTGGCGGTGACCTCGGTGAGGGTTTTCTTCGGCGTCATGGTTGTTGTGACGTCGAGGAGGCCGAGGCCGAGGTCTGTGCCGGGGGTGCCTTCGATGCCGTCGGGGTCGGAGATGGACGTCCCGAGCATCTGGTAGCCGCCGCAGATGCCAAGGACATAGCCGCCGCGCCGGATATGGGCCTGTAGGTCGGTGTCCCAGCCTTGGGCGCGGAGGAAGGCGAGATCGCCGCGCGTGGATTTGGAGCCGGGGATTATGACGACGTCGGCATCGCCGGGGATAGCGTGGCCTGCGTTGAGCATGGTCAGGCGGACATTTGGTTCCTGCGCGAGCGGGTCCATATCGTCGAAATTTGCGATGCGGCTGAGGCGCAGGCAGACGATGTGCAGGCCCTCGGTGCGGTTCGGTGTGGCGATGTCGAGCGCGTCTTCGGCGGGGAGTTTGTGGGCTTGCGCGAACCACGGGATGACGCCGAAGCCGGGCCAACCGGTGTGGGATTTGATAAGGTCGTATCCGTCGTCGAAAAGGCTCGGGTCGCCGCGGAACTTGTTGATCATGAAGCCTTTGATCAGGGCCGCGTCAGCGGGGTCGATCACGGTCTGGGTTCCGACGATCTGGGCGATGACGCCACCGCGGTCGATGTCGCCGCAGAGGATCACGGGTGTGTCGGTGGCGCGCGCGAAACCCATGTTGGCGATGTCGCCGGGGCGCAGGTTGACCTCGGCGGGCGAGCCTGCGCCCTCGACGAGGATCAGGTCGTGGTGCGATTTGAGGCGTTGGAAGCTGTCGGTGACGGCCTCTAGCAGTTGCGGTTTGAGTTTGGCGTAGTCGCGGGCGCGGACGGTGGTCAGGCGCTTGCCTTGCACGACGACTTGGGAGCCTGTGTCGGTTTCGGGCTTGAGCAGGACCGGGTTCATGTCGGTGTGGGGCGCGACGCCGGAGGCCAGCGCTTGCAGGGCCTGGGCGCGGCCGATCTCGCCGCCGTCCGAGGTCACGGCGGCGTTGTTGGACATGTTTTGCGGTTTGAAGGGGGCGACCGACAGGCCGTTCTGGCGGGCGATGCGGCAGAGGCCCGCGACGAGCATGGACTTGCCGACATTGGAGCCGGTGCCCTGGATCATAAGCGCGCGGGTCAAGCGAGGGCCTTTGGCAGTTCGTCCCGCGTGGCGTCGGTGAAGTGGAAGGTGCGCCAGCCAAGTGCGCGGGCGGCG
It contains:
- a CDS encoding bifunctional UDP-sugar hydrolase/5'-nucleotidase, yielding MIARILGSTAILAGLGLAAPAAADTTLHLLHINDLHSRIQPINRFDSTCNAEDDAAGECFGGVARIATAINTLRGELEGENVLVLDAGDQFQGSAMFTTYQGEAAAEFMNAIGFDVMASGNHEWNLGPSGFARFIEMVNFPVIAGNLDVSQEPEINELLQDHVVLDVNGVQVGVISALATDTAETSSPGDNVIFTDEIEALQADVDALTEAGVGIIIALTHVGTPDDIRIAEAVTGIDVIVGGHSHTLFSASDPGREQPYPLWISNPEGTMVPIVQAYAYSKYVGHLEVTFDDAGDVIFAQGDTMLLDASVTPDPDIAARVGELAEPIEEAMSEIVGETADFIEGDRSVCRVEECPMGNLVADAMLERVADQGVTIAIQNGGGLRASIDGGEVSMGEVLTVLPFQNTLATFQLTGAGVIAALENGVSEVEEVAGRFPQVSGMRYTWDPAGEPGSRIVSVEVADGDGFVEIDPEAVYSVVSNNYMRGGGDGYDVFENEATNVYDFGPGLEEVVATYLGENSPYAPYTDGRITQAE
- a CDS encoding SOS response-associated peptidase, translated to MCGRMTMTHPTDAMAQLFEAAPANDLPEPPTYNLCPTQSVGVVVSGDGRSYRPMRWGFLPHWYKAMNGGPLLINARAETIAEKPAFKAAVRERRCLIAATGFYEWTKDEEGNRLPWYFSRPGGEPMVFAGIWQMWGKDDPVPTCAIVTTGAGEWMAETHHREPVVLAEDDWATWLGESGEKAAPLMRSSPGGYYQRWRVDRAVNSNRASGPDLIEPI
- a CDS encoding cobyric acid synthase, with the protein product MTRALMIQGTGSNVGKSMLVAGLCRIARQNGLSVAPFKPQNMSNNAAVTSDGGEIGRAQALQALASGVAPHTDMNPVLLKPETDTGSQVVVQGKRLTTVRARDYAKLKPQLLEAVTDSFQRLKSHHDLILVEGAGSPAEVNLRPGDIANMGFARATDTPVILCGDIDRGGVIAQIVGTQTVIDPADAALIKGFMINKFRGDPSLFDDGYDLIKSHTGWPGFGVIPWFAQAHKLPAEDALDIATPNRTEGLHIVCLRLSRIANFDDMDPLAQEPNVRLTMLNAGHAIPGDADVVIIPGSKSTRGDLAFLRAQGWDTDLQAHIRRGGYVLGICGGYQMLGTSISDPDGIEGTPGTDLGLGLLDVTTTMTPKKTLTEVTATYAGTNLPVRGYEIHIGETKGPDRARPFAHISGQPEGARSPSGQITASYLHGLFRDDTFRAAWLAQFNTSSTANYDQSVESTLDALADHLRQHLDTEALFATAR